The Parambassis ranga chromosome 13, fParRan2.1, whole genome shotgun sequence genome contains the following window.
CGCTCCTCTCATGTCTGACTGACCGCTGCCATCAAACACGCTCATTAACATATTAATCAGCTGTCAGGGGTCTGATGGCGGCCTCGGACTTCTTCTTAAAGCTGCGGCCCCTCTGCGGCTCAGAGGTCACCACAGCAGCCTTCAGGACACTTGTTGGGCATCATGGACGGAAGCAGAGTGTCGGACTTCAGCATCGAGCGCATCCTCTCCCCGCAGCTGGGCCACAAGCCGCAGGAGCTCTCACCTGACGGATACCTGCGGGGCATCCCCGGCGGCCTCAGCCTCGACTCAGGGAGCCTCAGAGTCCCTGCGCCGGTTCCGATCCCCGTGCTAGTCCCTGGTTGTCTTCAGTACCGAGGGCTGGGCTGTGGAGAGGCGCTGTGCCCGTATGGAGCCGGGTTCCATCACACAGACTTCACCGGAATTTATCCCAACTCTGGAGTTTACATGCACTTCAGCCAGGACTCTGCGGGTACGTCAGCTGTTTCAGTCAGGGGTTAATTTAAAATGTGAGGATGTAAAGTTTGACAAACTGGTTTATCACTTCATTCTGTTAATGCAAACATGTCATTATTCCTCCCAGACGCGCAGGCTTTGGCGGGTTACAGCGGCTTCCATCAGGTCGGAGTGTCTGCGCAGCTGCAGGCGCGTCAGAAGGCCCGGATGAGGACGGTGTTCACCGACAGTCAGACCAAGCAGCTGGAGGCTCTGTTCGAGCTTACCGACTATCCCGCGGTGGAGGTGCGCGCTGAGCTGGCACGGAGCTCCGGGCTGAGCGAGGAGACCGTGAGGGTGAGTCCTATTTAACCCGTCCCTGCCAGGCCGACGGCGTAAAACCAGGCTCGGTTTGGACACATTTTACGCAcagtggatatatatatatatatatatcgatATATACCAATAAAAGTTTCACTTTAGATTGACACGTTTTATAAAACACTCTTTAAATCGgccttttaaaagaaaaaccctGGTGCGTAATTTGTGCGTAACATTCAGTTTGGAAACGTTTTTACGCACAAATCATGCAGcagatgtttacttttaaaatccaAATtaaaagtcagtgtgtgttgttttataaAACAGAATCTTAAGTAATATTTGGTGATTTCACATCAACACAAACTCATTTTTAAGCATGAAGCTCAGCCTGCAGAGTCAGATTTTCCTGCTGCTGATGAAAGTGACTGATTTGTGAggggatttgtttttgttttttttaatctgtatgATAACAAAACCTCTTCTTATGTTTCCAGGTGTGGTTTAAGAACCGCAGGGCCAGGAGGAAGCGGCAGCACAGCGGGTCGAAGGTCAAatccccctctcctccacctccctgctCCGCGGCAGAGAAGAAGCTCTTGACCTCGTTCCTGTGAGACGTTCGGTCTCATCCTGCACTGATGCCCTGAGCGGCGCCTTCGTCTCCTCTCTGAGGGCACTTCAGGGCGGAGTCTGTCTCAGGTTGACACAAACGTCTGCTGTCATGATGCATTCGGGTGCTGTGAGGACACCTCAAACCCTGCAGACACTTTCCGCTGAGctgttgtaaaatattttgtatttctaTGTAATTTATTGAAAATGAGTGAGTGTGGATTTGAACACCTCACTGTGACCTCTGGTGCTTTCATGAATAAAATTTAGTTGATTTAAAACCTCTGCCTGTTTATTGATCTGTAACTGAACATGCTGGGTCTCAGACCCAGGAGGAACAGAGCGGCTTCTGTCCAGCTGCAGCGCGGTGAAGCAGCCTGgtaccagcacagagcagcccGGGAGCTTGTGGTGAACTTGTTTTGTAGATGTTTTGGAGAGAGCTCAGGGTCGAGTTAGCTGTTGGATTAAAGGAGTCTGACACAGTGCTCCCTCGCTGCACCCTGTCTCCAGTCTTGTCCTATGAGGACGGCCCCCTGCACACTCAGGAAGGTGCACGCTCATCTTCTGCAGATGATTTTCTTGAAGCGGGGCTTCCAGCAGCAGTTTGGGGCTAGACCGAGAATCAGTCCCTCAAAATATGAGATGATTCTCTCCTGGACAGGGCAACCTTCTCCCTCCTGGTAGAACCAGGGAGTCTGTCCCACGTGAGGGAGGTGTTTCAGTATCTTGGATTTTGATGGGTACAGTAAAGCTGGTGGCTGTGCCTCACACTGggaggaggcagctgaggtggagcaggCACCTGGACATGTCACAGGGAGGGATGGATAgagggatgggtggatggatggatggatgggtggatggatagagggatgggtggatggatggatggatggatggatggatggatggatggatggagggatggatggatggatgggtggatggatggatgggtggatggatgggtggatggagggatggatgggtggggtggatggatggatggatgggtggatggaggggtgggtggatggatggatggatggatgggtggatggagggatggatggaggggtggatggatggatggatggatggatggatgggtggatggatggatgggtggatggatgaatggagggatggatgggtggatggagggatggatgggtggggtggatggatgggtggatggaggggtgggtggatggatggatggatggatgggtggatggatgggtggatggagggatggatggaggggtggatggatggatggatggatggatgggtggatggagggatggatgggtggggtggatggatggatggatggaggggtggatgggtggatggatggatggatgggtggggtggatggatggatggatggaggggtggatgggtggatggatggatggagggatggatggagggatggatggaggggtggatggatggatgggtgggtggatggatgggtgggtggagtCAGGCTGTATGTAACCATCAGGCTTCTGGGCTCGGCCTGCGCAGGTTTTGAGTTAAAGCATCAGACGGGAGCGGTAGGAAAACATCAAAGTCTTTATTATATTCATAGAGatcagtgttattattattaagccTTTCCATGCTGATGAGAAGAAGACAACTAATCAGAAAATACTGAGAGCATGCAGTGAGTGTTGGTCAGGGAGAGGCTCCTTCTCCTGTGTTAACGCTTCGATGTCCAGCAGCTTTTAAAACAGGAGTGACt
Protein-coding sequences here:
- the dharma gene encoding dharma is translated as MDGSRVSDFSIERILSPQLGHKPQELSPDGYLRGIPGGLSLDSGSLRVPAPVPIPVLVPGCLQYRGLGCGEALCPYGAGFHHTDFTGIYPNSGVYMHFSQDSADAQALAGYSGFHQVGVSAQLQARQKARMRTVFTDSQTKQLEALFELTDYPAVEVRAELARSSGLSEETVRVWFKNRRARRKRQHSGSKVKSPSPPPPCSAAEKKLLTSFL